The Acinonyx jubatus isolate Ajub_Pintada_27869175 chromosome D2, VMU_Ajub_asm_v1.0, whole genome shotgun sequence genome contains a region encoding:
- the PDCD4 gene encoding programmed cell death protein 4 isoform X1: MDVENEQILNVNPTDPDNLSDSLFSGDEENAGTEEIKNEINGNWISASSINEARINAKAKRRLRKNSSRDSGRGDSVSDNGSEALRSGVTVPTSPKGRLLDRRSRSGKGRGLPKKGGAGGKGVWGTPGQVYDVEEVDVKDPNYDDDQENCVYETVVLPLDETAFEKTLTPIIQEYFEHGDTNEVAEMLRDLNLGEMKSGVPVLAVSLALEGKASHREMTSKLLSDLCGTVMSTNDVEKSFDKLLKDLPELALDTPRAPQLVGQFIARAVGDGILCNTYIDSYKGTVDCVQARAALDKATVLLSMSKGGKRKDSVWGSGGGQQSVNHLVKEIDMLLKEYLLSGDISEAEHCLKELEVPHFHHELVYEAIVMVLESTGESAFKMILNLLKSLWKSSTITLDQMKRGYERIYNEIPDINLDVPHSYSVLERFVEECFQAGIISKQLRDLCPSRGRKRFVSEGDGGRLKPESY, translated from the exons aTCCTGATAATTTAAGTGACTCTCTCTTTTCTGGTGATGAAGAAAATGCTGGgactgaggaaataaaaaatgagataaatggaAATTGGATTTCGGCATCCTCCATTAATGAAGCTAGAATTAATGCCAAGGCAAAAAGGCGCCTGAGGAAAAACTCATCCCGGGACTCTGGCAGAGGCGATTCAGTCAGTGATAATGGAAGTGAAGCCCTTAGAAGTGGAGTAACTGTACCAACCAGTCCAAAGGGAAGGTTGCTAGATAGGCGATCCAGATCTGGGAAAGGAAGGGGACTGCCAAAGAAAG GTGGAGCAGGAGGCAAAGGTGTCTGGGGTACACCTGGACAGGTATATGATGTGGAGGAGGTGGATGTGAAAGATCCTAACTATGATGATGACCAG GAAAACTGTGTTTATGAAACTGTAGTTTTGCCTTTGGATGAAACAGCATTTGAGAAGACTTTAACACCAATCATACAGGAATATTTTGAGCATGGAGATACTAATGAAGTTGCG gaAATGCTAAGAGATTTAAATCTTGGTGAAATGAAAAGTGGAGTACCAGTGTTGGCAGTGTCCTTGGCATTGGAGGGAAAGGCTAGTCATAGAGAAATGACATCTAAGCTTCTTTCTGACCTGTGTGGGACAGTAATGAGCACAAATGatgtagaaaaatcatttgacaaattATTGAAAGATCTACCTGAATTGGCATTGGATACTCCTAGAGCACCACAG ttggTTGGCCAGTTTATTGCTAGAGCTGTTGGAGATGGAATTTTATGTAATACCTATATTGATAGTTACAAAGGAACTGTAGACTGTGTACAGGCTAG AGCTGCTCTGGACAAGGCTACTGTGCTTCTGAGTATGTCTAAAGGTGGAAAGCGCAAAGACAGTGTGTGGGGCTCTGGAGGTGGGCAGCAGTCTGTTAACCACCTTGTTAAAGAG atTGATATGCTGCTGAAAGAGTATTTACTCTCTGGAGATATATCTGAAGCTGAACATTGCCTTAAGGAACTGGAAGTACCTCATTTTCACCATGAGCTTGTATATGAA GCTATTGTAATGGTTTTAGAGTCAACTGGAGAAAGTGCATTTAAGatgattttgaatttattaaaatctctttggaaatCTTCTACCATTACTCTAGACCAAATGAAAAGA gGTTATGAGAGAATTTACAATGAAATTCCAGACATTAATTTGGATGTCCCACATTCATACTCTGTGCTTGAACGATTTGTAGAAGAATGTTTTCAGGCTGGAATAATTTCCAAACAACTCAGAGATCTTTGTCCTTCaag GGGCAGAAAACGTTTTGTAAGTGAAGGAGATGGAGGTCGCCTTAAACCAGAGAGCTACTGA
- the PDCD4 gene encoding programmed cell death protein 4 isoform X2 codes for MDVENEQILNVNPTDPDNLSDSLFSGDEENAGTEEIKNEINGNWISASSINEARINAKAKRRLRKNSSRDSGRGDSVSDNGSEALRSGVTVPTSPKGRLLDRRSRSGKGRGLPKKGGAGGKGVWGTPGQVYDVEEVDVKDPNYDDDQENCVYETVVLPLDETAFEKTLTPIIQEYFEHGDTNEVAEMLRDLNLGEMKSGVPVLAVSLALEGKASHREMTSKLLSDLCGTVMSTNDVEKSFDKLLKDLPELALDTPRAPQIDMLLKEYLLSGDISEAEHCLKELEVPHFHHELVYEAIVMVLESTGESAFKMILNLLKSLWKSSTITLDQMKRGYERIYNEIPDINLDVPHSYSVLERFVEECFQAGIISKQLRDLCPSRGRKRFVSEGDGGRLKPESY; via the exons aTCCTGATAATTTAAGTGACTCTCTCTTTTCTGGTGATGAAGAAAATGCTGGgactgaggaaataaaaaatgagataaatggaAATTGGATTTCGGCATCCTCCATTAATGAAGCTAGAATTAATGCCAAGGCAAAAAGGCGCCTGAGGAAAAACTCATCCCGGGACTCTGGCAGAGGCGATTCAGTCAGTGATAATGGAAGTGAAGCCCTTAGAAGTGGAGTAACTGTACCAACCAGTCCAAAGGGAAGGTTGCTAGATAGGCGATCCAGATCTGGGAAAGGAAGGGGACTGCCAAAGAAAG GTGGAGCAGGAGGCAAAGGTGTCTGGGGTACACCTGGACAGGTATATGATGTGGAGGAGGTGGATGTGAAAGATCCTAACTATGATGATGACCAG GAAAACTGTGTTTATGAAACTGTAGTTTTGCCTTTGGATGAAACAGCATTTGAGAAGACTTTAACACCAATCATACAGGAATATTTTGAGCATGGAGATACTAATGAAGTTGCG gaAATGCTAAGAGATTTAAATCTTGGTGAAATGAAAAGTGGAGTACCAGTGTTGGCAGTGTCCTTGGCATTGGAGGGAAAGGCTAGTCATAGAGAAATGACATCTAAGCTTCTTTCTGACCTGTGTGGGACAGTAATGAGCACAAATGatgtagaaaaatcatttgacaaattATTGAAAGATCTACCTGAATTGGCATTGGATACTCCTAGAGCACCACAG atTGATATGCTGCTGAAAGAGTATTTACTCTCTGGAGATATATCTGAAGCTGAACATTGCCTTAAGGAACTGGAAGTACCTCATTTTCACCATGAGCTTGTATATGAA GCTATTGTAATGGTTTTAGAGTCAACTGGAGAAAGTGCATTTAAGatgattttgaatttattaaaatctctttggaaatCTTCTACCATTACTCTAGACCAAATGAAAAGA gGTTATGAGAGAATTTACAATGAAATTCCAGACATTAATTTGGATGTCCCACATTCATACTCTGTGCTTGAACGATTTGTAGAAGAATGTTTTCAGGCTGGAATAATTTCCAAACAACTCAGAGATCTTTGTCCTTCaag GGGCAGAAAACGTTTTGTAAGTGAAGGAGATGGAGGTCGCCTTAAACCAGAGAGCTACTGA
- the PDCD4 gene encoding programmed cell death protein 4 isoform X3, whose protein sequence is MDVENEQILNVNPTGGAGGKGVWGTPGQVYDVEEVDVKDPNYDDDQENCVYETVVLPLDETAFEKTLTPIIQEYFEHGDTNEVAEMLRDLNLGEMKSGVPVLAVSLALEGKASHREMTSKLLSDLCGTVMSTNDVEKSFDKLLKDLPELALDTPRAPQLVGQFIARAVGDGILCNTYIDSYKGTVDCVQARAALDKATVLLSMSKGGKRKDSVWGSGGGQQSVNHLVKEIDMLLKEYLLSGDISEAEHCLKELEVPHFHHELVYEAIVMVLESTGESAFKMILNLLKSLWKSSTITLDQMKRGYERIYNEIPDINLDVPHSYSVLERFVEECFQAGIISKQLRDLCPSRGRKRFVSEGDGGRLKPESY, encoded by the exons GTGGAGCAGGAGGCAAAGGTGTCTGGGGTACACCTGGACAGGTATATGATGTGGAGGAGGTGGATGTGAAAGATCCTAACTATGATGATGACCAG GAAAACTGTGTTTATGAAACTGTAGTTTTGCCTTTGGATGAAACAGCATTTGAGAAGACTTTAACACCAATCATACAGGAATATTTTGAGCATGGAGATACTAATGAAGTTGCG gaAATGCTAAGAGATTTAAATCTTGGTGAAATGAAAAGTGGAGTACCAGTGTTGGCAGTGTCCTTGGCATTGGAGGGAAAGGCTAGTCATAGAGAAATGACATCTAAGCTTCTTTCTGACCTGTGTGGGACAGTAATGAGCACAAATGatgtagaaaaatcatttgacaaattATTGAAAGATCTACCTGAATTGGCATTGGATACTCCTAGAGCACCACAG ttggTTGGCCAGTTTATTGCTAGAGCTGTTGGAGATGGAATTTTATGTAATACCTATATTGATAGTTACAAAGGAACTGTAGACTGTGTACAGGCTAG AGCTGCTCTGGACAAGGCTACTGTGCTTCTGAGTATGTCTAAAGGTGGAAAGCGCAAAGACAGTGTGTGGGGCTCTGGAGGTGGGCAGCAGTCTGTTAACCACCTTGTTAAAGAG atTGATATGCTGCTGAAAGAGTATTTACTCTCTGGAGATATATCTGAAGCTGAACATTGCCTTAAGGAACTGGAAGTACCTCATTTTCACCATGAGCTTGTATATGAA GCTATTGTAATGGTTTTAGAGTCAACTGGAGAAAGTGCATTTAAGatgattttgaatttattaaaatctctttggaaatCTTCTACCATTACTCTAGACCAAATGAAAAGA gGTTATGAGAGAATTTACAATGAAATTCCAGACATTAATTTGGATGTCCCACATTCATACTCTGTGCTTGAACGATTTGTAGAAGAATGTTTTCAGGCTGGAATAATTTCCAAACAACTCAGAGATCTTTGTCCTTCaag GGGCAGAAAACGTTTTGTAAGTGAAGGAGATGGAGGTCGCCTTAAACCAGAGAGCTACTGA
- the BBIP1 gene encoding BBSome-interacting protein 1, with product MAEVKSMFREVLPKQGQLSVEDITTMVLCKPKLLPLKSLTLEKLEKMQQAAQDTIRQQEMAEKEQQQITH from the exons ATGGCGGAAGTGAAGTCAATGTTCCGGGAAGTTCTTCCAAAACAAG GGCAGCTGTCTGTGGAAGATATAACCACAATGGTGCTGTGTAAACCCAAACTTTTACCCTTAAAATCTCTGACTCtggaaaaattggagaaaatgcAGCAAGCAGCCCAGGATACAATTCGCCAACAAGAAATGGCAGAAAAGGAACAACAGCAAATAACTCACTGA